From Loxodonta africana isolate mLoxAfr1 chromosome 2, mLoxAfr1.hap2, whole genome shotgun sequence, the proteins below share one genomic window:
- the LOC104846185 gene encoding NADH dehydrogenase [ubiquinone] 1 subunit C1, mitochondrial-like produces the protein MALSTLLRRFSRLLAPAWLQSSLSARSKFYVREPPNSKPDWLKVGLTLGTTAFLWACLIKQHNEDVLEYKRRMGWNKLLKYQHSMLRIVITAIPLDSPIF, from the coding sequence ATGGCGCTGTCCACGTTGCTACGCCGCTTTTCCCGGCTGCTGGCCCCGGCATGGCTCCAGAGCAGCCTTTCAGCTCGGTCAAAGTTCTACGTCCGAGAGCCGCCGAACAGCAAGCCGGACTGGCTGAAAGTTGGCCTGACCTTGGGCACCACAGCCTTCCTCTGGGCCTGTCTCATCAAACAACATAATGAAGATGTTTTAGAGTATAAAAGAAGAATGGGTTGGAATAAACTACTGAAATACCAACATAGTATGCTCCGTATAGTGATTACAGCAATACCTCTAGATTCACCAATCTTTTGA